In Acidobacteriota bacterium, a single genomic region encodes these proteins:
- the trpE gene encoding anthranilate synthase component I, with translation MTQTTFEEFVDLAGRGTFVPVCRELLADLLTPVSAFLRVAEHSDYAFLFESVEGGEQVARYSFLGKDPFLVLRARDGRAVLEQGGQSSALDESFVGALRRIMAEYRSPFVPGLPRFTGGAVGFFGYDASPWFEPALQDVWRQFDDQQDPRDEAAFMLFDTVLAFDHVKHRILLIANARITPSDDLASLYQFANARLDFLQRELEQAHTQPIATGGDQTAPPAVRALTTREDFERHVRTAQEYIARGDIYQVVLSQRFEVDLEADPFSVYRALRHVNPSPYMYFTRVGDLSIVGSSPEMLVRVEGGQAETHPIAGTRPRGATHDEDLRLGEELKRDEKERSEHVMLVDLGRNDLGRVCAYGSVRVPQFMALERYSHVMHLVSRVVGTLDDRADRLDALVSCFPAGTVSGAPKIRAMEIIAELEGRPRGVYAGAVGYLDFAGNLDCCIAIRTVWMHGGTAYVQAGAGIVADSHPSAEYDESLNKARAVLRALELAHALGRHAG, from the coding sequence ATGACCCAGACCACTTTCGAAGAGTTCGTCGATCTCGCCGGCCGCGGGACCTTCGTGCCCGTGTGCCGCGAACTGCTCGCCGACCTCCTGACGCCCGTGTCGGCGTTCCTGCGCGTGGCGGAACATTCCGATTACGCGTTCCTGTTCGAGAGCGTCGAGGGCGGCGAGCAGGTGGCGCGCTACTCGTTCCTCGGCAAGGACCCGTTTCTCGTGCTCCGCGCGCGCGACGGCAGGGCCGTGCTCGAGCAGGGCGGTCAGTCCTCGGCGCTCGACGAATCGTTCGTGGGAGCGCTGCGCCGGATCATGGCGGAGTACCGGTCGCCGTTCGTGCCAGGCCTGCCGCGCTTCACCGGCGGCGCCGTGGGGTTCTTCGGCTACGACGCGTCGCCATGGTTCGAACCGGCCCTGCAGGACGTGTGGCGCCAGTTCGACGACCAGCAGGATCCGCGCGACGAGGCGGCGTTCATGCTGTTCGACACGGTGCTGGCCTTCGACCACGTCAAGCACCGCATCCTGCTCATCGCGAACGCGCGCATCACGCCGAGCGACGACCTGGCGTCCCTGTACCAGTTCGCCAACGCGCGCCTCGACTTCCTGCAGCGCGAGCTCGAACAGGCGCACACGCAACCGATTGCCACCGGCGGCGACCAGACGGCGCCGCCCGCGGTCCGGGCGCTCACCACACGCGAGGACTTCGAGCGCCACGTGCGCACCGCGCAGGAGTACATCGCACGCGGCGACATCTACCAGGTCGTCCTGTCGCAACGGTTCGAAGTGGATCTCGAGGCGGATCCCTTTTCGGTCTACCGCGCGCTCAGGCACGTGAACCCCTCGCCGTACATGTACTTCACGCGCGTGGGCGATCTGTCGATCGTCGGGTCGTCGCCGGAGATGCTCGTGCGCGTGGAAGGCGGGCAGGCCGAGACCCATCCCATCGCAGGCACGCGGCCGCGCGGCGCGACGCACGATGAGGACCTCCGTCTCGGCGAAGAGCTCAAGCGCGACGAGAAGGAGCGGTCCGAGCACGTGATGCTCGTGGACCTCGGACGCAACGACCTTGGCCGCGTGTGTGCGTACGGCAGCGTCAGGGTGCCGCAGTTCATGGCGCTCGAGCGCTACTCGCACGTGATGCACCTGGTGTCGCGCGTGGTCGGGACGCTCGACGATCGCGCCGACAGGCTCGACGCGCTCGTGTCGTGCTTCCCGGCGGGCACCGTCTCCGGTGCACCGAAGATTCGCGCGATGGAGATCATCGCGGAGCTCGAGGGCCGGCCGCGCGGCGTCTACGCCGGTGCTGTGGGATACCTGGATTTCGCGGGCAATCTCGATTGCTGCATCGCCATTCGCACCGTGTGGATGCACGGCGGGACCGCCTACGTGCAGGCCGGCGCCGGCATCGTGGCCGACAGCCATCCGTCCGCCGAGTACGACGAGAGCCTCAACAAGGCGCGCGCGGTGCTGCGTGCGCTCGAACTCGCCCACGCACTCGGGCGTCACGCCGGCTGA
- a CDS encoding type I 3-dehydroquinate dehydratase encodes MFSPSLVATLADLAPDALAPARADALRVADLVEFRLDRLPALPLADVLGEATARAIVTLRPVREGGRFEGEEGQREVVLREALGLGAAFVDVEWDAAFGDAVIAAFPGRVVLSRHDFAGMPADVPALVRDMAARRPGVVKVAVTPGCLMDQTAFAEAATAAGDVPVVLIAMGTTGLASRLLPERFGSRWTYGGGAIAPGQVTPIVMRERYGVGRHSADTLVLGVAGRPIGHSLSPVLHNAALRARGIDGVYVPLEARDIDDLLSFADHLGVRGLSVTAPFKLDALARSASAEPVAERVGAANTLTRTPGGWVAGNTDVEGFLLPLRSRVPLRGARVAVLGAGGAARAVAAGLHDEGATVTVYARRREQAAALADLGAATGEWPPPAGSWDVLVNTTPVGTAPHVDATPVDAACLAGGGLVYDLVYNPGQTQLLRDAAAAGCATLGGLEMLVAQAGAQVATWFPVEPPIDAMRAAIHAEAPHLAFAPETSCQR; translated from the coding sequence ATGTTCTCCCCGTCCCTCGTCGCCACGCTGGCCGATCTCGCTCCTGACGCACTCGCGCCGGCGCGGGCTGACGCGCTGCGCGTGGCCGATCTCGTGGAGTTCAGGTTGGATCGACTGCCGGCGTTGCCGCTGGCCGATGTCCTGGGGGAGGCGACTGCCCGCGCGATCGTGACCCTGCGTCCGGTCCGCGAGGGAGGGCGCTTCGAAGGGGAGGAGGGGCAGCGCGAAGTCGTCCTGCGCGAGGCGCTCGGGCTGGGTGCGGCATTCGTGGACGTCGAGTGGGACGCCGCGTTCGGCGATGCGGTGATTGCCGCCTTCCCGGGCCGTGTGGTGTTGTCGCGCCACGATTTCGCAGGGATGCCGGCCGACGTGCCCGCGCTCGTGCGGGACATGGCCGCCCGCCGGCCAGGTGTGGTCAAGGTGGCCGTCACGCCCGGTTGCCTGATGGATCAGACGGCGTTCGCGGAAGCGGCGACAGCGGCTGGCGACGTTCCCGTCGTGCTGATCGCGATGGGCACGACAGGTCTGGCGTCGCGCCTCCTGCCGGAGCGGTTCGGCTCGCGCTGGACGTATGGGGGGGGCGCCATCGCACCGGGGCAAGTGACACCCATCGTGATGCGCGAGCGCTATGGCGTCGGCCGGCATTCGGCCGACACGCTGGTGCTGGGCGTGGCGGGCCGTCCGATTGGCCATTCGTTGTCGCCGGTGTTGCACAACGCCGCGCTCCGTGCGCGTGGCATCGACGGCGTGTACGTGCCGCTCGAAGCTCGCGACATCGACGACCTCCTCTCGTTTGCCGACCACCTCGGCGTGCGCGGCCTCAGTGTCACGGCGCCGTTCAAGCTCGACGCGCTTGCCCGATCGGCGAGTGCAGAGCCCGTCGCAGAACGAGTGGGCGCCGCCAACACGCTCACGCGCACGCCGGGCGGGTGGGTCGCCGGCAACACCGACGTCGAAGGCTTCCTGTTGCCGTTGCGGTCGCGAGTGCCGCTGCGCGGCGCGCGAGTCGCCGTGCTCGGGGCAGGTGGCGCGGCGCGTGCCGTCGCTGCCGGGTTGCACGACGAGGGCGCGACAGTCACGGTGTACGCGCGTCGTCGCGAACAAGCCGCCGCGCTCGCGGATCTCGGCGCGGCAACAGGTGAGTGGCCGCCGCCCGCCGGGTCGTGGGACGTGCTCGTGAACACCACGCCCGTCGGAACAGCCCCGCACGTCGATGCCACGCCTGTCGACGCGGCGTGTCTCGCGGGTGGAGGGCTGGTGTACGACCTCGTCTACAACCCGGGCCAGACGCAGTTGCTGCGCGACGCGGCAGCCGCGGGCTGCGCCACGCTCGGCGGACTCGAGATGCTCGTGGCCCAGGCCGGTGCGCAGGTGGCCACCTGGTTCCCCGTCGAGCCGCCGATCGACGCCATGCGCGCCGCCATCCACGCCGAAGCGCCACACCTGGCGTTCGCGCCGGAGACCTCATGTCAGCGATGA
- a CDS encoding zf-HC2 domain-containing protein, with protein sequence MTATGHITAARLSAFRDGELSISEHLDVTQHLRACRACREAFEELQDLGGLLRHRASVMSAAMGDEPARRNVASAVVSRVLAEQEQSWPVRVRAAFDDMHLVWAGLCATAAMVVCAGLAASLVLFAPAAERADSLRAMVTMMALSGTDLEPLPLAPGMQAPRASAEAVTPLMLVNDLSLDTDQDVELALSAVVTRDGRVEQTQQLDGAPNLTLVQSLEDSARFQPASRAGRPVAVSLVWLVSHTTVRPPMVKPQSSRRGADDIAT encoded by the coding sequence GTGACCGCCACTGGCCACATCACCGCGGCACGGCTCTCGGCGTTTCGCGACGGAGAGCTGTCGATCAGCGAGCACCTCGACGTCACGCAGCACCTGCGGGCCTGCCGCGCATGTCGCGAAGCCTTCGAGGAGTTGCAAGACCTTGGTGGTCTGCTGCGTCATCGAGCCTCGGTGATGTCTGCCGCCATGGGCGACGAGCCAGCGCGCCGGAACGTGGCGAGTGCCGTGGTGAGCCGCGTACTCGCCGAACAGGAGCAGTCGTGGCCCGTGCGCGTGCGCGCGGCCTTCGACGACATGCACCTTGTGTGGGCCGGACTGTGCGCGACGGCCGCGATGGTCGTCTGCGCGGGCCTCGCGGCCAGCCTGGTGCTTTTTGCGCCGGCCGCCGAGCGCGCCGACTCCCTCCGCGCGATGGTGACGATGATGGCGTTGTCGGGCACGGATTTGGAACCGTTGCCCCTGGCGCCTGGCATGCAGGCGCCGCGTGCCTCGGCCGAGGCCGTCACACCCCTGATGCTCGTCAACGACCTCTCGCTGGACACGGATCAGGACGTCGAGCTGGCACTCTCCGCGGTCGTCACGCGTGATGGACGGGTCGAGCAGACGCAGCAACTCGATGGCGCGCCGAACCTGACGCTCGTGCAGTCGCTGGAGGACTCGGCGCGGTTCCAGCCCGCCAGTCGGGCCGGCAGGCCCGTGGCCGTCAGCCTCGTATGGCTCGTGAGCCATACCACGGTCCGGCCGCCGATGGTGAAGCCGCAGTCGTCACGACGTGGCGCCGACGACATCGCGACGTAG
- a CDS encoding sigma-70 family RNA polymerase sigma factor — translation MAGELSMKPVTLDWAGLGDGEAALVSRCLSGDELACTELVETHQRMVYQLAFHLLGDKEEALDLSQDVFLTVFRMLDRFRGQSALRTWIYRIVVNQARNRQRWWRRRYRSAQVSLDAHVTEHGELPSPGDDCGPEKLLRQKEQADRVWRGLRELPFDQRTALILREIDGLSYDEIAFSLDVAVGTVKSRLARARQLLRAELQP, via the coding sequence ATGGCGGGAGAACTCTCGATGAAGCCCGTCACGCTCGATTGGGCGGGGCTTGGAGACGGCGAAGCAGCACTGGTGTCGCGCTGCCTGTCGGGCGACGAGCTGGCCTGCACGGAGCTTGTCGAGACTCACCAGCGCATGGTCTACCAACTGGCGTTCCATCTCCTTGGCGACAAGGAGGAGGCGCTGGATCTGTCGCAGGACGTGTTCCTCACGGTCTTCCGGATGCTCGATCGCTTCCGTGGACAATCCGCCCTGCGCACCTGGATCTACCGCATCGTCGTCAATCAGGCGCGTAACAGGCAGCGCTGGTGGCGTCGTCGCTACAGATCCGCGCAGGTCTCTCTCGACGCCCATGTGACCGAACACGGCGAGCTGCCATCACCCGGCGATGATTGCGGCCCCGAGAAGCTGCTCCGGCAGAAGGAACAGGCCGACAGGGTGTGGCGGGGGCTGCGCGAACTGCCGTTCGATCAGCGCACGGCCCTCATCCTGCGGGAGATCGACGGCCTCAGCTACGACGAGATCGCGTTCTCGCTCGACGTCGCCGTCGGCACGGTGAAGTCGCGACTGGCGCGGGCGCGTCAGTTGCTGCGCGCGGAGTTGCAGCCGTGA
- a CDS encoding ABC transporter permease, with amino-acid sequence MNLRIGLALVVAIAVAALAGPWLVSADPRTQELTLRLAGPTWAHPLGLDELGRDILSRLLAGARVSLLVGVTVVTVSAIVGVLVGGAAGYAGGWLDTLVGRVIDVLMAFPGILLAIALVAALGPNLRNVVIALTAIGWVGYARLVRGQVLKAREFEYVQAARSLGASAPRILLRHVLPSAYPAVLVQATLGMAGAIVAEASLSFLGLGVQPPTPSWGAMLDAGRSHLLDAPHLTIVPGLAIACLVLGFNVLGDGLRDGTDPHRAR; translated from the coding sequence ATGAACTTGCGGATCGGGTTGGCGCTCGTGGTGGCGATCGCGGTGGCGGCCCTCGCCGGCCCGTGGCTCGTGTCAGCCGATCCGCGCACGCAGGAGCTCACGCTGAGACTCGCCGGTCCCACATGGGCGCATCCGCTGGGGCTCGACGAACTCGGACGCGACATCCTGTCGCGCCTGCTCGCCGGCGCGCGCGTGTCGCTGCTGGTGGGTGTCACGGTCGTCACCGTATCGGCCATCGTCGGCGTGCTCGTGGGAGGCGCGGCTGGCTACGCCGGCGGGTGGCTGGACACGCTCGTGGGCCGCGTCATCGACGTCCTCATGGCGTTCCCGGGCATCCTTCTCGCGATTGCGCTCGTGGCCGCACTCGGTCCGAACCTGCGGAACGTGGTGATCGCGCTGACGGCCATCGGCTGGGTGGGATACGCGCGACTGGTGCGCGGACAGGTCCTCAAGGCGCGCGAGTTCGAGTACGTCCAGGCGGCGCGCAGTCTCGGAGCGTCGGCGCCGAGGATCCTCCTGCGGCATGTCTTGCCGTCGGCGTACCCGGCTGTGCTCGTGCAGGCCACGCTCGGCATGGCGGGCGCGATTGTGGCGGAGGCCTCCCTGAGCTTCCTCGGTCTTGGAGTCCAGCCGCCGACGCCGAGTTGGGGGGCGATGCTCGACGCCGGCCGGAGCCACCTGCTCGATGCGCCGCATCTCACCATCGTCCCGGGGCTGGCGATTGCCTGCCTCGTGCTGGGGTTCAACGTCCTCGGCGACGGCTTGCGCGACGGGACAGACCCGCACCGCGCCAGATAG
- a CDS encoding ABC transporter permease translates to MLRFLLRRLVLTVPVLLGVATLVFALIHMVPGDPAVSMLGEAATPADVAALRAKLGLDDPLPTQYARFLRDAIGGQLGQSLRTGRPVTTELAEKLGATALLAVTAMVVAIAVALPLGILAAVRANTWVDTLAMTLALVGVSMPNFWLGPLLALLFGVHLGWLPISGRGPSSEMLIASVPRVPPAYLVLPALTLGLALAAFLARMTRASLVEELRELYVRAARARGLSASRTVLRHALRNGLIPIITIVGLQFGAVLTGTIVTETIFAWPGLGRLLIQSIQFRDYPMVQGCILLIAVTYVAVNLLTDLAYGFADPRIRYE, encoded by the coding sequence ATGCTGCGCTTCCTGCTCCGTCGGCTCGTGTTGACCGTGCCGGTCCTGCTCGGCGTGGCGACGCTGGTCTTCGCGCTGATCCACATGGTGCCCGGGGACCCCGCGGTGTCGATGTTGGGCGAGGCGGCCACGCCGGCCGACGTGGCCGCGTTGCGCGCGAAGTTGGGGCTCGACGATCCGCTGCCGACGCAGTACGCGCGGTTCCTCCGCGACGCGATTGGTGGGCAACTGGGGCAGTCGCTGCGGACCGGGCGTCCCGTGACGACCGAACTGGCCGAGAAGCTGGGCGCGACGGCATTGCTGGCCGTCACGGCCATGGTCGTCGCGATCGCCGTGGCTCTTCCGCTCGGCATCCTCGCCGCCGTGCGAGCGAACACGTGGGTGGACACCCTGGCGATGACACTGGCTCTCGTCGGAGTGTCGATGCCGAATTTCTGGCTCGGCCCCTTGCTCGCATTGCTGTTCGGCGTGCATCTGGGCTGGTTGCCCATTTCTGGACGTGGCCCCTCGTCGGAGATGCTGATCGCGTCTGTTCCGCGCGTGCCGCCGGCGTATCTCGTGTTACCGGCACTTACGCTGGGGCTCGCGCTGGCGGCGTTCCTGGCGCGGATGACGCGCGCATCGCTGGTGGAGGAACTCCGCGAGTTGTACGTGCGCGCCGCGCGTGCGCGGGGTCTGTCCGCGTCACGCACCGTGCTGCGTCATGCGCTGCGCAACGGGCTGATCCCCATCATCACGATCGTCGGCCTGCAGTTCGGCGCGGTGCTCACGGGGACGATCGTCACCGAGACGATCTTTGCGTGGCCCGGGCTCGGCCGGCTCCTCATCCAGTCGATCCAGTTCCGTGACTACCCGATGGTGCAAGGCTGCATTCTGCTCATCGCCGTCACGTACGTCGCGGTCAACCTGCTGACCGACCTCGCGTACGGATTCGCCGATCCCCGGATTCGGTACGAATGA
- a CDS encoding sigma 54-interacting transcriptional regulator: MSRVPVVASGLRVGRLLETSEGLFDLATGWRVRLVTTIVPHDAVQAWRPSQRVGGRRIPPSDVCLDSWLTRDVMGRWVARAAIATGPVPPAAPSGRHEAPIARPADWTTHRIGVTTIYDVEDWYRLACMAMRAGLTPVVLPMLVVLQHTPGAAHPARCPPVFVAVPADDACRARDVLIAWTVAGGRVAAIARQSPSSASWPAASLHARTPCPPPRRVLHHAAHARLVGRAWRASSEAPACPAFSWVAAPAGDRALMTHLELLDVSAQVDDARRDEDALSIACRAVRRHTRARAAGILVRTGGAVRAVARDGDTAAVEAWSRLAVLDGVDSLVAADGWFAVGRHESSDGTTVHVGGTWASREAGLDHQPLLTVFARLVAPRVCALPPPPRAAAPGLEQTLVGSSATMQDVRAQIALAARAPFPVLIRGESGCGKELAARAIHGLGPRRHRRCAAINCAALPDELIESELFGHVRGAFTGAAADRVGLFDDADGGTLFLDEVGELGARAQAKLLRVLQDGEVRRVGENQSRRVDVRVIAATNVSLEDAVRRGTFRADLFYRLDVVRVRMPALRERREDIPELARHLWHDCTARVGSRARLEARVLDALSRQDWPGNVRQLQNTLAALAVRVPPRGRVTVDDLPPDARRTETTNYLCRSGLEAARREFEATYVREALTRAGGRPSLAARDLGLTRQGLSKLVRRLGLDEEDADSRLP; the protein is encoded by the coding sequence ATGTCGCGAGTGCCTGTCGTGGCCTCCGGTCTGCGCGTCGGACGGCTGCTGGAAACGTCCGAGGGACTGTTCGACCTCGCCACCGGATGGCGCGTCCGCCTGGTCACGACGATCGTGCCGCACGACGCCGTCCAGGCATGGCGGCCGTCGCAACGCGTGGGGGGGCGGCGCATCCCGCCATCAGACGTGTGTCTCGACAGCTGGCTCACGCGCGATGTCATGGGGCGCTGGGTCGCACGCGCCGCGATTGCCACGGGCCCGGTGCCGCCGGCCGCGCCCAGTGGCCGGCACGAGGCTCCCATCGCCCGGCCGGCGGACTGGACGACCCATCGCATAGGCGTGACGACCATATACGACGTGGAGGACTGGTACCGTCTTGCGTGCATGGCGATGCGCGCGGGATTGACGCCCGTCGTGCTGCCGATGCTCGTCGTGCTGCAGCACACGCCAGGCGCCGCGCATCCGGCACGGTGCCCGCCCGTGTTCGTGGCGGTCCCGGCTGACGACGCTTGTCGCGCCCGCGATGTGTTGATCGCGTGGACGGTCGCCGGGGGACGGGTCGCCGCGATCGCGCGCCAGTCGCCGTCATCGGCGTCGTGGCCCGCGGCGTCGTTGCACGCGCGCACTCCCTGCCCGCCGCCGCGGCGGGTTCTTCACCACGCAGCACATGCGCGTCTCGTTGGCCGAGCGTGGCGCGCCTCGTCGGAGGCTCCGGCGTGCCCAGCGTTCTCATGGGTCGCCGCCCCCGCAGGAGATCGTGCTCTCATGACGCACCTGGAACTGCTGGATGTCAGCGCGCAGGTGGACGATGCGCGCCGGGATGAGGACGCTCTGTCGATCGCGTGCCGGGCGGTGCGCAGGCACACGCGGGCACGCGCCGCCGGGATCCTCGTGCGGACGGGCGGCGCCGTTCGCGCCGTGGCACGCGACGGAGACACCGCCGCCGTCGAGGCCTGGTCGCGACTCGCCGTCCTCGACGGCGTCGACTCGCTGGTGGCCGCCGACGGATGGTTCGCGGTGGGCCGTCACGAGTCGAGTGACGGAACGACGGTGCATGTCGGTGGGACGTGGGCGTCGCGTGAGGCGGGACTCGATCACCAGCCACTGCTGACGGTGTTTGCCAGACTGGTGGCGCCGCGCGTGTGTGCGCTGCCGCCGCCGCCGCGCGCGGCCGCGCCTGGCCTGGAGCAGACGCTGGTCGGCAGCAGCGCGACGATGCAGGACGTACGCGCGCAGATCGCACTGGCGGCGCGCGCACCATTTCCCGTGTTGATTCGAGGTGAGAGCGGGTGCGGCAAGGAACTGGCGGCGCGCGCGATTCACGGGCTCGGACCGCGTCGGCATCGCCGGTGCGCGGCGATCAACTGCGCGGCGTTGCCAGACGAACTGATCGAGTCCGAGTTGTTCGGCCACGTGCGCGGTGCGTTCACCGGTGCCGCCGCCGATCGTGTCGGCCTGTTCGATGACGCCGATGGCGGGACGCTCTTCCTCGACGAGGTCGGCGAACTCGGTGCGCGAGCCCAGGCGAAGCTGTTGCGCGTACTGCAGGACGGGGAAGTGCGTCGCGTGGGCGAGAACCAGTCACGCCGGGTCGACGTCCGCGTGATCGCCGCGACCAACGTGTCGCTCGAAGACGCCGTGCGGCGGGGGACGTTCAGGGCCGACTTGTTCTACAGGCTCGACGTCGTGCGCGTGCGCATGCCGGCGTTGCGCGAACGCCGCGAGGACATCCCCGAACTGGCCCGTCATCTGTGGCATGACTGCACGGCACGCGTCGGGAGTCGTGCGCGACTCGAGGCACGCGTGCTCGACGCACTCTCGCGACAGGACTGGCCCGGCAATGTCAGGCAACTGCAGAACACGCTGGCGGCGCTGGCTGTCCGCGTGCCGCCGCGCGGGCGCGTCACCGTCGACGATCTGCCCCCTGACGCCCGACGCACCGAGACCACGAATTACCTGTGCCGCTCGGGGCTGGAGGCGGCGCGACGGGAGTTCGAAGCGACGTACGTCCGCGAAGCGCTGACACGCGCGGGCGGACGGCCGTCCCTGGCCGCCCGGGACCTGGGACTGACGCGTCAGGGACTGAGCAAGCTCGTACGGCGGCTCGGTCTCGATGAGGAAGATGCCGACTCTCGACTACCATAG
- the aroC gene encoding chorismate synthase — protein MRFLTAGESHGQALLATVDGLPAGLPIDQDLLAHDLRRRQLGYGRGRRMQIETDTAEILSGIRKGVTLGSPVAMLIRNRDWKNWQQTMHVGADAPADATGARRAPVTRPRPGHADLAGALKYDRADMRDILERASARETAARVAVGALARQLLAALDIQVVSHVFTLGPVTAGDPLAYTFEQVAAIDDEAPLHCVDETLQQHMIEAIDAARAAGDTLGGAFEVIVRGLPAGLGSHVQWDRKLDGRLAQAVMSIPAIKAVGLGKGVGVATVPGSQVHDEILLPTDDAPRALGVVRPTNRAGGLEGGVTNGEDLRVSGYMKPISTLMKPLRSVDLQTMQESPAAIERSDVCAVPAAAVVGEAMVAFVLADAILERFGGDTLDDIRAAVAHAQARVTRRFRSAAADA, from the coding sequence CTGCGCTTCCTCACGGCAGGTGAATCACACGGACAGGCCCTCCTGGCAACGGTCGACGGACTGCCAGCGGGCCTGCCGATCGATCAGGACCTGCTCGCACACGACCTGCGGCGCCGACAACTGGGCTATGGCCGCGGCAGGCGCATGCAGATCGAGACCGACACGGCGGAGATCCTTAGCGGCATCCGCAAGGGTGTCACGCTCGGCAGCCCTGTCGCGATGCTCATCCGCAATCGCGACTGGAAGAACTGGCAGCAGACGATGCACGTCGGTGCGGACGCGCCGGCTGACGCCACGGGTGCGCGTCGCGCCCCGGTAACGCGGCCACGTCCCGGGCACGCCGATCTGGCAGGGGCGCTGAAGTACGACCGCGCGGACATGCGCGACATCCTCGAGCGCGCCAGTGCCCGCGAGACCGCTGCGCGCGTGGCCGTCGGCGCGCTCGCACGTCAGTTGCTCGCCGCGCTCGACATCCAGGTGGTGAGCCATGTCTTCACGCTCGGTCCGGTGACAGCCGGCGATCCGCTGGCGTACACGTTCGAGCAGGTGGCAGCGATCGACGACGAGGCGCCGCTCCATTGCGTGGACGAAACCCTGCAGCAGCACATGATCGAGGCGATCGACGCGGCGCGCGCGGCGGGAGACACGCTCGGCGGCGCGTTCGAAGTGATCGTGCGCGGCCTCCCGGCAGGACTGGGATCGCACGTGCAGTGGGACCGCAAACTCGACGGCCGCCTCGCGCAGGCCGTGATGTCCATCCCCGCGATCAAGGCGGTGGGACTCGGCAAGGGCGTGGGCGTCGCCACGGTCCCGGGATCGCAGGTTCACGACGAGATCCTGTTGCCGACAGACGATGCGCCCCGCGCGCTTGGCGTGGTGCGTCCGACCAACCGCGCCGGCGGGCTCGAAGGCGGCGTGACCAACGGGGAGGACCTGCGCGTCAGCGGCTACATGAAGCCGATTTCCACGCTGATGAAGCCGCTGCGCTCGGTAGACCTGCAGACGATGCAGGAGTCGCCCGCGGCGATCGAACGCAGTGACGTGTGTGCCGTGCCCGCAGCGGCCGTCGTCGGTGAGGCGATGGTGGCGTTCGTGCTCGCTGACGCCATCCTCGAACGCTTCGGCGGCGACACGCTTGACGACATCCGCGCCGCGGTGGCCCACGCACAGGCGCGCGTGACCCGCCGCTTCCGGTCGGCGGCTGCCGACGCCTGA
- the def gene encoding peptide deformylase, protein MRRPILRYGAPVLQRKAAPVAALTPDIDSLIDDMRETMQHASGVGLAAPQVGASVRVCLVDLSGGRRPDQTMVLINPDVIERGGLQLKEEGCLSVPGVEATVPRPLRLTVRAMDRDGDVREIHAEGLLARVIQHEVDHLNGILFLDRLRPEYRWVLTRRIARLRNAGKW, encoded by the coding sequence ATGCGCCGGCCAATCCTGCGCTACGGCGCGCCAGTACTCCAGCGGAAGGCGGCCCCCGTCGCCGCCCTCACGCCAGACATCGACTCGCTCATCGACGACATGCGCGAGACAATGCAGCACGCGTCGGGCGTGGGACTGGCGGCTCCGCAGGTCGGCGCATCCGTGCGCGTCTGCCTCGTCGATCTGTCGGGCGGCAGACGACCGGATCAGACGATGGTGCTCATCAATCCCGACGTCATCGAGCGCGGCGGCCTGCAGTTGAAGGAAGAAGGCTGCCTGAGCGTGCCCGGTGTCGAGGCGACGGTGCCGCGTCCGCTCCGTCTCACGGTGCGCGCGATGGATCGCGACGGCGACGTCAGAGAGATTCACGCCGAGGGCCTGCTGGCCCGCGTCATCCAGCATGAGGTCGACCATCTGAACGGGATCCTCTTTCTCGACAGGCTCCGTCCCGAATATCGGTGGGTGCTGACGCGCCGCATCGCGCGCCTGAGGAACGCCGGGAAATGGTGA